One Triticum dicoccoides isolate Atlit2015 ecotype Zavitan chromosome 4B, WEW_v2.0, whole genome shotgun sequence genomic window carries:
- the LOC119293421 gene encoding sphinganine C4-monooxygenase 1-like, with translation MEMPRVSEETVAAVVPIAVYWAYASVHTALGHSRLMDKYRLNTKDEEDRKNMVSKRAVILNVLMQHLMQLAALAVLAMVTGGRGATASKAAGGSRAAEYLTAAARIAVAVLVFDAYRYAWHRLAHINRFIYRHLHSWHHRIVVPYAFGAIYGHPIEVLIADTAGASLAVLVTGLSPSSPRATAVFLTLCTVKAIDNHCGVCLLPRRLQSVWNGAAYHGVHHMPRGVRYNFSDLFFVTWDHVFGTHMPYAVEERPGGDGLMLKPLPPPKATN, from the exons ATGGAGATGCCGAGGGTCTCTGAGGAAACTGTGGCCGCCGTCGTGCCCATCGCCGTGTACTGGGCCTACGCCAGCGTGCACACGGCGCTGGGGCATTCGCGGCTCATGGACAAGTACAGGCTCAACACCAAGGACGAGGAGGACCGCAAGAACATGGTGTCCAAGCGCGCCGTCATCCTCAACGTCCTCATGCAGCACCTCATgcagctcgccgccctcgccgtgcTCGCCATG GTtacgggaggaagaggagcgacggCGTCGAAGGCCGCTGGCGGCTCACGGGCGGCGGAGTACTTGACGGCGGCGGCCCGGATCGCGGTGGCCGTGCTGGTGTTCGACGCGTACCGGTACGCGTGGCACCGCCTGGCGCACATCAACCGGTTCATTTACCGGCACCTCCACTCGTGGCACCACCGCATCGTGGTGCCCTACGCGTTCGGCGCCATCTACGGCCACCCGATCGAGGTCCTCATCGCCGACACGGCCGGGGCCTCGCTCGCCGTCCTCGTTACCGGcctgtcgccgtcgtcgccgcgcgcCACGGCCGTGTTCCTCACCCTCTGCACCGTGAAGGCCATCGACAACCACTGTGGCGTGTGCCTGCTGCCGCGCCGCCTGCAGTCGGTCTGGAACGGCGCCGCGTACCACGGCGTGCACCACATGCCGCGCGGCGTCCGGTACAACTTCTCCGACCTCTTCTTCGTGACGTGGGACCATGTGTTCGGGACCCACATGCCCTACGCCGTCGAGGAGAGGCCGGGCGGCGATGGACTCATGCTCAAGCCCCTGCCGCCTCCCAAGGCAACTAATTAG